The Sulfurovum sp. UBA12169 genome has a segment encoding these proteins:
- a CDS encoding preprotein translocase subunit SecA, producing MIKTVLKIFGTQNEKIVKNYLKKVKSINALESKYEALSDEALQSAFAALRQEVQSGKANLNEVLYDSFAITREASKRILGMRHFDVQMVGGMVLHDGNIAEMKTGEGKTLVATLAVILNAMSGKGVHVVTVNDYLARRDSEQMGMLYRFLGYSVGCITSDVHDERSRKAQYSADIVYGTNNEYGFDYLRDNMKVRVEEKVQREHHFAIVDEVDSILIDEARTPLIISGPTHRDQNHYARANAIARQMVRGEKKETKPGEPEETTGDFIVDEKNRVIVMTEQGLEKAQELFEVENLYSLENAALSHYLDQALKAHYIFAKDVDYVVKNNEIIIVDEFTGRLSEGRRYSEGLHQALEAKEGVQIQEESQTLAEITYQNYFRLYEKLAGMTGTAQTEATEFAQIYNLDVISIPTNVPIARIDKNDLIYNSEREKLDAVVKRIKEVHTKGQPILIGTASIEKSEMIHERLKKEKIPHNVLNAKNHEQEAQIIINAGQKGAITVATNMAGRGVDIKIDDEVRSLGGLLILGTERHESRRIDNQLRGRSGRQGDPGESQFYLSLDDNLLRIFGGEKIRNIMNRLGVEEGEYIDSKIVTKSVEKAQKKVENMHYESRKHILEYDDVANHQRKAIYTFRNQLLDPNFNIAGKITENRVEFIDHLLAECEIFEGMPKEDYNLEKLILLLKEEVLVDVPMEMLHEKSAHEIAQIVYEKMTDLYEAKMSKINPQQRQEVERILYLQVLDPQWRDHLYEMDVLKTGIGLRGYNQKDPLTEYKQDSFKLFTDLIQRIKYEAVKVLQLVQFDFRSFQEEQEAIENIKEELENDIADAAFNQSYEEGAVTDDLSLASVLETKKPKRNDPCPCGSGKKYKNCCGQSGPKKGLLA from the coding sequence ATGATAAAAACCGTACTTAAAATATTTGGCACACAAAATGAAAAGATCGTCAAAAACTATCTCAAAAAAGTGAAATCGATCAATGCGCTTGAGAGCAAATATGAAGCGCTCAGCGACGAAGCATTGCAATCTGCTTTTGCAGCCCTCAGGCAAGAAGTACAAAGCGGTAAAGCAAATCTGAATGAGGTGCTCTATGATTCTTTTGCAATTACCCGTGAAGCATCTAAGCGTATTTTAGGGATGAGACATTTTGATGTCCAGATGGTCGGAGGCATGGTGCTGCATGATGGCAATATTGCCGAGATGAAAACAGGGGAAGGGAAAACCCTGGTTGCCACCCTTGCTGTTATACTCAATGCGATGAGCGGCAAAGGCGTGCATGTCGTTACAGTCAACGACTACCTTGCGCGCAGAGACTCCGAACAGATGGGTATGCTCTATAGATTTTTGGGGTATTCTGTAGGCTGTATTACTTCCGATGTGCACGATGAGCGAAGCAGAAAAGCGCAATACAGTGCGGATATTGTGTACGGAACCAACAACGAATACGGTTTTGATTATCTGCGCGACAACATGAAAGTAAGAGTGGAAGAAAAAGTACAAAGAGAACATCATTTTGCTATCGTGGACGAAGTGGATTCTATCCTGATCGATGAAGCACGTACACCGCTTATCATCTCAGGTCCCACACACAGAGACCAAAATCACTACGCCAGGGCAAATGCTATTGCCAGACAGATGGTCAGAGGTGAAAAAAAAGAAACCAAACCCGGCGAACCCGAAGAGACAACGGGAGATTTTATCGTTGATGAAAAAAACAGGGTTATCGTCATGACCGAACAGGGGCTCGAAAAAGCCCAAGAACTTTTTGAAGTAGAAAACCTCTACAGTTTGGAAAATGCAGCACTTTCACACTATCTCGATCAGGCGCTCAAAGCGCATTATATTTTTGCAAAAGATGTTGATTATGTAGTGAAAAACAATGAAATTATTATCGTTGATGAGTTTACAGGAAGACTCAGCGAAGGACGCAGATACAGCGAAGGATTACACCAGGCACTCGAAGCCAAAGAGGGAGTGCAGATACAAGAAGAGTCCCAAACCCTAGCAGAGATTACCTACCAAAACTATTTCAGACTCTATGAAAAACTCGCCGGCATGACCGGTACGGCTCAAACAGAAGCAACGGAGTTTGCCCAGATTTACAATCTTGATGTCATCAGTATCCCCACCAATGTGCCTATTGCCAGAATAGACAAAAATGACCTCATCTACAACTCAGAACGAGAAAAACTCGATGCAGTAGTCAAAAGAATTAAAGAGGTGCATACCAAAGGACAGCCTATTCTCATAGGAACAGCATCCATCGAAAAATCAGAAATGATTCATGAAAGACTCAAAAAAGAAAAAATTCCGCACAATGTTCTTAATGCCAAAAATCATGAACAAGAAGCGCAAATCATTATAAATGCAGGACAAAAAGGTGCCATAACCGTAGCTACAAATATGGCCGGCCGAGGAGTTGACATCAAAATAGACGATGAAGTAAGAAGTTTGGGCGGTCTGCTTATTCTCGGTACGGAACGTCACGAAAGCCGCCGTATAGACAATCAGCTCAGGGGCCGTTCCGGACGCCAGGGCGATCCGGGAGAAAGCCAATTCTATCTCAGTCTTGATGACAATCTGCTGCGTATTTTCGGCGGTGAAAAAATCAGAAATATTATGAACAGACTCGGCGTAGAAGAAGGGGAGTATATCGACTCAAAAATCGTGACAAAAAGTGTAGAAAAAGCACAGAAAAAAGTGGAAAACATGCACTACGAATCACGAAAACACATTCTTGAGTATGATGATGTCGCCAACCATCAAAGAAAAGCGATCTACACCTTCAGAAACCAGCTTTTGGATCCAAATTTCAATATCGCCGGAAAAATTACAGAAAATAGAGTTGAATTTATTGATCATCTTTTGGCTGAATGCGAGATTTTCGAAGGAATGCCTAAAGAAGATTATAATTTGGAAAAACTTATTTTACTTCTCAAGGAAGAAGTGCTTGTTGACGTTCCCATGGAAATGCTGCATGAAAAATCAGCTCATGAAATTGCACAGATTGTCTATGAAAAGATGACCGATCTTTATGAAGCCAAAATGTCCAAAATCAACCCGCAACAAAGACAGGAAGTTGAGCGTATCCTTTATCTTCAGGTGCTTGATCCGCAATGGAGAGACCATCTTTATGAAATGGATGTGCTTAAAACGGGTATAGGGCTAAGAGGATACAATCAAAAAGATCCGCTTACAGAATACAAGCAAGACAGCTTCAAACTCTTTACAGATCTGATACAGCGTATAAAATATGAGGCTGTAAAAGTACTTCAACTGGTTCAATTTGATTTCAGATCCTTCCAAGAGGAGCAAGAGGCCATAGAGAACATTAAAGAAGAACTCGAAAACGATATTGCCGATGCAGCCTTTAACCAATCTTATGAAGAAGGTGCTGTCACCGACGATTTGAGCCTTGCATCCGTTTTAGAAACCAAAAAACCCAAAAGAAATGATCCCTGTCCTTGCGGTTCAGGAAAGAAATACAAAAACTGTTGCGGACAAAGCGGACCCAAAAAAGGACTTTTAGCGTAA